Genomic window (Chryseobacterium sp. H1D6B):
TACCGAAGATGAAGTAGCCAGAGGTTATGTTCTGACATGTCAATGTCACCCGACAACGAATGTGGTGATGCTTAATTATGATGTGTAAATAAGGTAGGAATTTATCAGTTTATCAATTAATTGCTAGATTGTTACAGTTTAAATTTAAAAATTTCAGTTATGGACTTAGAAAAATTTGTTCAATACGTTCACGAAGAAAATAAAGTGGAACCAAAAGATGTAATGCCCGATGATTACAGAAAACTATTGGTACGCCAGATCTCACAGCATGCCCATTCCGAAATTGTAGGAATGCTGCCGGAAGCCAACTGGATTTCCAGAGCTCCTTCATTAAGAAGAAAAATGGCTTTGTTAGCAAAAGTACAGGATGAAGCAGGACACGGCTTATACTTATATTCCGCTACTGAAACATTAGGAAACGGAACAATAAGGGCCGACAGAGATGCAACTTATGAAGATATGCTGGAAGGCAAAGCTAAATATTCAAGTATTTTCAATTATCCAACATTAAGCTGGGCAGATATTGGAGCGATAGGCTGGTTAGTAGACGGTGCTGCAATTATGAATCAAGTAATGCTGATGGGAAATTCTTACGGCCCTTATTCAAGAGCGATGGTGAAAATCTGTAAAGAAGAATCTTTTCACCAAAGACAGGGATACGAAATTTTGATGGCACTCTGCCGAGGAACAAAACAGCAGAAAGAAATGGCTCAGGCTTCGTTAAACCGTTTCTGGTGGCCGGCTCTAATGATGTTTGGTCCGAATGACGACAGCTCTCCAAACTCTAAAATTTCTATGAACTACAGAGTGAAACGTGAGAGTAACGACAGTCTCCGTCAGAGATTTATTGACGTTACTGTTTCTCAGGCTGAATTCTTGGGATTAACCATGCCGGATAAAGATCTGAAATGGAATGAAGAAAGACAGCATTACGATTTCGGTGAACTTCCTTGGGATGAATTCATGGAAATCTTAAAAGGAAACGGACCTTGTAACAAAAAAAGATTACAGACAAAAGTAAAAGCACAGCAGGAAAACCTTTGGGTAAAAGAAGCAGCGATCGCTTTTGCAGAGAAACAACAAAAAGAAGTAATATAATATTTAATTTAAACCATTAAGATTTTGTTTAGAAGTTTAGTTTAATTAAGATAAATCATTCTGATTTTAAACCTAAAAGTGAAGCTAAACTTAATATTCTAAACAACTTAATTATTCTTAATGGTTAAAAAATAATTCAAAACTTAGAATTTAAAATTTGACTATGGCAAATTTAGATATGTGGGAAGTGTTTATTCAGACTAAACCGGGATTATCTCACAAACACGTTGGAATAGTACAGGCGCCAACAGCAGAAATGGCTTTGCAGAATGCAAGAGACGTTTATACAAGAAGAAAAGAAGGAACTTCTGTTTGGGTGGTTCCAAGTAAGTATATTGTGACTTCAGAAGGAATTGATAAGGAAGCTTTCTTTGATCCGGCAGATGATAAATTGTACCGTCACCCGACTTTCTACGATATCCCTAACGATGTGAAAAATATGTAATAAGACATAAGATGATAGACCAATGGATAAAGGTTTACTCTATCCCTATTTGCTATCTATCTATTTGTCTTTAAATCTATTAAACAATGAAACCATTATATAATTATTTATTAAAACTAGCAGACGACAGTTTCATCATGGGACAAAGATTGTCTGCGTGGTGTGGTGAAGGTCCTTACCTAGAGGAAGACATTGCATTAACGAACATCGCGTTGGACGAACTTGGACAGGCGAATAACTTTTATGTTTACGCTTCAAGAGTTGCTGATAATGGTAAGAGCGAAGATGATTTAGCATTTTTAAGATACGAGCACGAATATGTAAACGCACATTGGGTTGAACTTCCGAATGAAGATTATGCGCAGACGATTCTTAAAGTATATGTTTTTTCTGTATATCAGAAATTGATGTACGAAGCATTATCAAATTCAGCAGATGAAGAACTTTCTGCTCTTGCTCAAAAATCGTTGAAAGAAGTGAGATATCACTATACACACGCTTCATCTTGGATGAAAATTTTTGCTCAGGGAACAGAAGAAAGTAAAGCTCGCTTAATGAAATCTCTTGAAAATATTTGGGAATATACGAAAGGCTTATTTGCAAAAGTTGAAGGAGAAGATGATTTAATTGCTCTAAACATCGCTCCAAATGTGGATGAGTTGTACGAGCAATTTATCACCATTACTGAAAAAGACTTTGCGGAATATGGATTAGAATATTCAAAAGACCATTTCATGCAGCCAAAATCAAGAACAGGATATCATACAGAATATTTCGGATTTATCCTTTGTGAGTTACAATATATGCAGAGAGCATATCCGGGATGTACTTGGTAGAGATACAAACCTAACAGGTTTTTAAAACCTGTTAGGTTTAAAGAACATAACAAAATAGATTCTTCTACAAATAAGTTTTTATAACGAAATATAAGGTTTTAAAAGAATTATCGATAAAATTTTTCTCCCCTGAAATGCGGGATGAAATTTCTAAGAAGGCAAGAATTATTTATACAATTCACAGAAATAGAAAAGAAATCAAGACTGATTCTATCGTATATAAAAATGCTAAAGGAGGAAAATATTTAGCTAATATTAAATATAATTTTAGGAAAGGAGATGGCACTGCTGGCTATTTTAGTGAAATAACAGTTTCAAAAAGTCCCAAAAGTAAGGATAGCTTTATGATGGGAAATAACTCAATATATTTTATAGAAAAGGTTGAATAATTTATTAAACATATTAACTCAAGTCCCCGATCCGGAAATTCCGGTAATCAATATCGTGGAATTAGGTATTGTGAGAGAAGCGAAAGTTACGAGCGAGAATTCTTGTGAAGTAACCATTACGCCGACTTATTCTGCCTGTCCCGCTATGTTTACCATTGAGGAAGACATCATGAAGATCATGAAAGAAAACGGTTGGGATGCAAAAGTAGTCACCAAAATGTTTCCGATCTGGACAACAGACTGGTTGACGGATGAAGCGAGAGAAAAACTCCGTGTGTATGGAATTTCACCTCCCGAAAAAGGAGCAGACGAACACCATATCGGGAAACCGAAAAAATGTCCGCGCTGCGGGTCAATGAATTCTAAGCAGATCAGCAGATTCGGGTCTACATTATGTAAGGCTTCTTATCAGTGTTTAGACTGTTTAGAGCCTTTTGATTATTTTAAATGCCACTAATTAATATAACAATATAGGAATGTAATGATTGATCAATGTATTGATTTATAGAATTTTATCAAATATTTTATTATTACATTGATCAGCTGGTAGATTGTTACATTATTCTGCATTGCTGCGTTATTTTATATTGTTAAATTAGTACATTGTTAAATTGATAAATTAGAATTTATGTATACACAACTTGATATTGAAACGCATTTTGACGGAAAACTTAAAATCGCTTACCTCAACCAGCCGGAATCTCTAAATGCTCTTACAAAACCCTCTTTGGGAGATTTGAGAGACTTTATTCGTGAATGCAGCGACGATGAGACGGTAAGATGTGTAGCTATTTCCGGAAGGGGAAGGGCTTTCTGCTCAGGTCAAAACTTAGATGATGCTTTCGTACAGGGTAATGAACACCATGACCACGATATCATCAGAAAGATTGTTGTAGATTATTACAATCCTTTAGTTACGGAAATCACTCATTGCAGAAAACCTGTTATTGCATTGGTAAACGGGCCTGCAGTAGGAGCTGGTGCGATGTTAGCTTTAATCTGTGATTTCGTTTTGGCTAATGATAAATCTTATTTTGCTCAGGCATTTTCAAATATCGGATTAATTCCTGATACAGGTGGAACTTATTTCTTACCTAAGCTTTTAGGAAGACAATTAGCGAATTATTTAGCATTTACAGGCAAGAAATTATATGCTGAAGAAGCTAAATCTTACGGACTAGTAGCTGAGGTTTTCACTGAAGAAGAATTCACTTCAAAATCAATGGAAATCCTTGAAAAACTTTCCAGTATGCCGACAGCAGCAATCAAGTTAACAAAAAAAGCGTTTGCTCATTCTTATGACAATACATTGAAAGAACAGCTTGATTTAGAGGCAGATCTGCAACAGGAAGCAGCAGGAACAGAAGACTTCGTAGAAGGAGTGAATGCCTTTTTACAAAAAAGAAAGCCTAATTATAAAGGGAAATAAATTTTTAAATAATTAATCACAAAGATAGTTTTGAATTTCAAAACTATCTTTTTATAGTAAAGTAATATGAATGTAGGAATTATTGGAGCAGGAACCATGGGCGTAGGTATTGCTCAGGTTGCCGCTACAGCAGGTTGTAAAGTTGTTTTATACGATGCACAAACTCCACAAATAGATAAAGCTCTTTCAGGCTTAGAGAAAACTCTCCAGAAATTGGTTGAAAAAGCTAAAATCTCTCAAGAAAAAGCCTCAGATATCAGAAACAATATCAGTAAAGCCGGGACCTTAGAGGATCTGAAAGATTCTGATCTGGTGATCGAAGCCATTATTGAAAATAAAGAAATTAAAACCAAAGTTTTTACAGAACTTGAAACCTATGTTTCTGAAACCTGTATCATCGCTTCCAATACCTCATCTATTTCTATTACTTCATTAGGAGCAGAATTAAAGAAACCGGAACGTTTCATTGGAATTCATTTTTTCAATCCAGCACCGTTAATGCCTTTAGTTGAGGTTATTCCTTCTTTATTAACAGAGAAATCTTTAGCGGAGAAAATGTATAATCTTATGAAAGAATGGGGAAAAGTTCCTGTGATTGCTAAAGATATTCCTGGATTTATCGTCAACAGAATTGCCCGTCCCTACTATGGAGAAGGATTAAGAATTGTTGAAGAAAATATTGCGACTGCAGAACAGGTGGATGATGCGATGAAAACTCTCGGAAATTTTAAAATGGGACCGTTTGAACTGATGGACCTCATCGGAGTAGATGTCAATTTTTCAGTAACAACCACCGTTTACAAAGATTATTTCTACGATCCGAAATATAAACCGTCTTTACTCCAGCAGCGTATGTCTGAAGCTAAACTTCACGGCAGAAAAACAGGGAAAGGTTTCTACGATTACACAGAAGGAGCTGAAAAACCTGTCCCTCAAAAAGATGACAAACTCTATCAGCAGATCTATTTAAGAATTATCTCTATGCTGGTAAATGAAGCCGTAGAAGCAAAAAGATTAGGAGTTGCTAATGAGGAAGACATTGAACTGGCAATGCAGAAAGGAGTCAATTATCCCAAAGGGTTATTGAACTGGGGAAAAGAGATCGGTTATGATAAAATTTCCGAAACCCTTCAGGGTCTTTATGAAGAATATCAGGAAGAACGATACAGACAAAGTCCTTTATTAAAAAAAATGTAAATGAATATAAATAAAAAAAGAATTCTAAAATCTGTGCTTGCTGCTGTTTTTATGACGCTCTTAATTGTTATGCTGAAAATGCCGGATAATAAAGAGTCTCAAATTAACTCTTATGAGAATTTAGATTGGAAACGGTACTCCTTATATTTCTTAGGAATCTTCGTATTCTATTATCTTATCGATACAGTGAATGAGATCAAGAAAAAGAATAAATTAAAAAAAAGTAAATGACGCCGAGACAAGTTGCAGATTATATGTTCGGTCAGGATTATTTTTCCCAGTGGATGAATATAAAAATGATCGAAGTCAAAGAAAATTATTGTTTAATAGAAATGCCGATTAAGCAGGAAATGCTGAACGGTCTTAAAACAGTTCATGGAGGTGTTACATTTGCTTTTGCAGATTCTGCACTGGCATTTTCATCTAATAGCACAGGAGATGCTGCCG
Coding sequences:
- the paaA gene encoding 1,2-phenylacetyl-CoA epoxidase subunit PaaA, encoding MDLEKFVQYVHEENKVEPKDVMPDDYRKLLVRQISQHAHSEIVGMLPEANWISRAPSLRRKMALLAKVQDEAGHGLYLYSATETLGNGTIRADRDATYEDMLEGKAKYSSIFNYPTLSWADIGAIGWLVDGAAIMNQVMLMGNSYGPYSRAMVKICKEESFHQRQGYEILMALCRGTKQQKEMAQASLNRFWWPALMMFGPNDDSSPNSKISMNYRVKRESNDSLRQRFIDVTVSQAEFLGLTMPDKDLKWNEERQHYDFGELPWDEFMEILKGNGPCNKKRLQTKVKAQQENLWVKEAAIAFAEKQQKEVI
- the paaB gene encoding 1,2-phenylacetyl-CoA epoxidase subunit PaaB, producing MANLDMWEVFIQTKPGLSHKHVGIVQAPTAEMALQNARDVYTRRKEGTSVWVVPSKYIVTSEGIDKEAFFDPADDKLYRHPTFYDIPNDVKNM
- the paaC gene encoding 1,2-phenylacetyl-CoA epoxidase subunit PaaC; amino-acid sequence: MKPLYNYLLKLADDSFIMGQRLSAWCGEGPYLEEDIALTNIALDELGQANNFYVYASRVADNGKSEDDLAFLRYEHEYVNAHWVELPNEDYAQTILKVYVFSVYQKLMYEALSNSADEELSALAQKSLKEVRYHYTHASSWMKIFAQGTEESKARLMKSLENIWEYTKGLFAKVEGEDDLIALNIAPNVDELYEQFITITEKDFAEYGLEYSKDHFMQPKSRTGYHTEYFGFILCELQYMQRAYPGCTW
- the paaD gene encoding 1,2-phenylacetyl-CoA epoxidase subunit PaaD, whose translation is MNNLLNILTQVPDPEIPVINIVELGIVREAKVTSENSCEVTITPTYSACPAMFTIEEDIMKIMKENGWDAKVVTKMFPIWTTDWLTDEAREKLRVYGISPPEKGADEHHIGKPKKCPRCGSMNSKQISRFGSTLCKASYQCLDCLEPFDYFKCH
- a CDS encoding enoyl-CoA hydratase-related protein; protein product: MYTQLDIETHFDGKLKIAYLNQPESLNALTKPSLGDLRDFIRECSDDETVRCVAISGRGRAFCSGQNLDDAFVQGNEHHDHDIIRKIVVDYYNPLVTEITHCRKPVIALVNGPAVGAGAMLALICDFVLANDKSYFAQAFSNIGLIPDTGGTYFLPKLLGRQLANYLAFTGKKLYAEEAKSYGLVAEVFTEEEFTSKSMEILEKLSSMPTAAIKLTKKAFAHSYDNTLKEQLDLEADLQQEAAGTEDFVEGVNAFLQKRKPNYKGK
- a CDS encoding 3-hydroxyacyl-CoA dehydrogenase NAD-binding domain-containing protein, which codes for MNVGIIGAGTMGVGIAQVAATAGCKVVLYDAQTPQIDKALSGLEKTLQKLVEKAKISQEKASDIRNNISKAGTLEDLKDSDLVIEAIIENKEIKTKVFTELETYVSETCIIASNTSSISITSLGAELKKPERFIGIHFFNPAPLMPLVEVIPSLLTEKSLAEKMYNLMKEWGKVPVIAKDIPGFIVNRIARPYYGEGLRIVEENIATAEQVDDAMKTLGNFKMGPFELMDLIGVDVNFSVTTTVYKDYFYDPKYKPSLLQQRMSEAKLHGRKTGKGFYDYTEGAEKPVPQKDDKLYQQIYLRIISMLVNEAVEAKRLGVANEEDIELAMQKGVNYPKGLLNWGKEIGYDKISETLQGLYEEYQEERYRQSPLLKKM
- a CDS encoding hotdog fold thioesterase; the protein is MTPRQVADYMFGQDYFSQWMNIKMIEVKENYCLIEMPIKQEMLNGLKTVHGGVTFAFADSALAFSSNSTGDAAVALNCIINFTKAGKEGDIFRAESRLVNNTRKTAVYDINITNQNEELIAKFVGTVYKIGKKVTEL